One part of the Arthrobacter tumbae genome encodes these proteins:
- the dxs gene encoding 1-deoxy-D-xylulose-5-phosphate synthase, with the protein MGLLETIHSPQDLTRLSGQQLSRLAAEIRAFLIRTVSRTGGHLGPNLGVVELTIGIHRVFDSPRDSIVFDTGHQSYVHKLLTGRQNFDSLRQQGGLSGYPSRAESVHDVVESSHASASLSWADGISRARMLNGEEDRSAVVLIGDGALTGGMAWEAINNIAADKRRRVVIVVNDNGRSYAPTIGGVADYLASLRPTLDSVRTHRVYEGTLDWWKRKLQNGGAVGRFAYKSLHATKKGVKDWWAPQGLFEDLGMKYIGPINGHDLAAVEHALTQAKNYGGPVIVHAITEKGHGYAPARADEADQFHAVGIIDPETGEPIGAGGVQSWTSVFAEEIAAIADERKDIVGITGAMLIPVGLHKFAAKHPDRVFDVGIAEQHALTSAAGMAFGGLHPVIGLYATFLNRAFDQLLMDVALHKAGVTIVLDRSGVTGPDGASHHGMWDLSMLQIVPGLHLAAPRDATRLREELREAVAIGDAPSVVRYSKGNVGVEVEAVERLPDGVDVLCRRPAGSRQNDVLIVSVGAMSELALDVSNRLGAQGISSTVIDPRWVLPVARSVIQLAAEHRIVVVIEDGVRAGGVGSRIRQEMRSAGVDTALNEVGLPVEFLDHGSRSEVLERVGLTARKVAQDTVEQVLGTKVPVARPLPGEVPSATGQLPKL; encoded by the coding sequence ATGGGACTCCTGGAGACCATCCACAGCCCACAGGACCTCACCAGGTTGTCAGGACAGCAGCTTTCCCGCCTGGCCGCGGAGATACGCGCCTTCCTCATCCGGACTGTGTCCCGCACAGGCGGGCACCTGGGCCCCAACCTGGGTGTTGTCGAGCTGACGATCGGCATTCATCGCGTGTTTGACTCCCCGCGCGACAGCATTGTCTTCGACACCGGGCATCAGTCCTACGTGCACAAGCTCCTGACCGGACGGCAGAACTTTGATTCCCTGCGCCAGCAGGGTGGGCTCTCGGGCTATCCCTCGCGCGCTGAATCAGTGCACGACGTCGTGGAAAGCTCACACGCTTCGGCGTCGCTTTCGTGGGCTGATGGCATCTCGCGGGCGCGCATGCTGAACGGCGAGGAGGACCGCTCTGCCGTCGTCCTGATCGGCGACGGCGCGCTGACCGGCGGAATGGCCTGGGAAGCGATCAATAACATCGCGGCTGACAAACGGCGCCGGGTGGTCATCGTCGTCAATGACAACGGACGCTCCTACGCCCCCACGATCGGCGGAGTGGCGGACTACCTCGCCTCGCTGCGGCCGACCCTTGACTCGGTACGCACCCACCGCGTGTATGAGGGCACCCTCGACTGGTGGAAGCGGAAGCTGCAGAACGGCGGTGCTGTGGGCCGCTTCGCCTACAAAAGCCTGCATGCCACCAAGAAAGGCGTGAAGGACTGGTGGGCGCCCCAGGGACTCTTCGAGGACCTGGGCATGAAATACATCGGTCCCATCAACGGCCACGACCTCGCGGCGGTGGAGCACGCACTGACGCAGGCCAAAAACTATGGCGGGCCGGTCATCGTCCATGCCATCACCGAGAAGGGCCACGGCTATGCGCCGGCGCGCGCCGATGAAGCGGACCAGTTTCACGCTGTCGGAATCATTGATCCTGAAACCGGTGAGCCGATCGGCGCCGGGGGAGTGCAGTCCTGGACTTCGGTTTTCGCCGAGGAGATTGCGGCCATCGCGGATGAGCGGAAGGACATCGTCGGAATAACCGGCGCCATGCTCATCCCGGTCGGGCTCCACAAGTTCGCCGCGAAGCATCCGGACCGGGTATTCGACGTCGGCATTGCGGAACAGCATGCTCTCACCAGCGCCGCGGGCATGGCCTTCGGCGGCCTCCACCCGGTCATCGGCCTGTACGCCACCTTCCTGAACCGTGCCTTCGACCAACTCCTGATGGATGTCGCCCTCCATAAGGCGGGCGTGACCATCGTGCTGGACCGCTCCGGCGTAACCGGACCGGACGGCGCAAGCCATCATGGCATGTGGGATCTCTCGATGCTGCAGATCGTTCCGGGGCTGCACCTGGCGGCGCCGCGCGATGCCACCCGGCTCCGGGAGGAACTCCGCGAGGCCGTGGCGATCGGCGATGCTCCGTCGGTCGTGCGTTACTCGAAGGGCAACGTCGGCGTCGAGGTGGAAGCCGTTGAACGGCTTCCCGACGGCGTGGATGTCCTCTGCCGCAGGCCGGCCGGCTCGCGGCAGAATGATGTCCTCATTGTCAGCGTCGGCGCCATGAGCGAACTCGCCCTTGATGTATCCAACCGGTTGGGCGCGCAGGGGATCAGCTCCACCGTCATCGATCCGCGCTGGGTGCTTCCGGTGGCCCGTTCAGTCATTCAGCTGGCAGCCGAGCACCGCATCGTGGTCGTCATTGAGGACGGGGTGCGTGCCGGCGGTGTCGGCTCGCGTATTCGTCAGGAGATGCGGTCTGCGGGCGTTGATACGGCGCTCAATGAGGTTGGCCTGCCGGTGGAATTCCTCGACCACGGCTCACGCAGCGAAGTTCTGGAGCGGGTCGGGTTGACTGCCCGGAAGGTTGCACAGGACACCGTGGAGCAGGTGCTCGGAACCAAGGTGCCTGTGGCACGTCCACTGCCCGGCGAGGTTCCCTCGGCTACGGGTCAGCTGCCCAAGCTCTAG
- a CDS encoding Rne/Rng family ribonuclease, producing the protein MDSNASDTSEVLTDTAEQEAPARKAPRTRRKKNDDAAESPDASPASAQSDDAPQPTRRRPSRRASQPEVSLPESPSEPPSVGSVPAGSAADAPTGEAVVEDGQSSSDAAPAEKPARTRRTRKATTDVSPESSPAAKEAPDAAGSAPERPVRRRRVATKAATVEDPAEPAVTEPAVTEPEAAEPAVTEPVVKNSAVTESAAPNAQSVDSTEAPAADEEAPSGGTEPDGRGGLDPFAVPDSPVSLLFHAPDLTAVVPRTPPKTAPKVVTEVVEDDNEGDDDGRGRRRSRRSRSRSRAAESEASESGSESRNQAPAESGEESEPVTSRRRRRRRRGDEDLELTGGQDDDPPNTITRVRAPRQSQEAPSDQVTSVKGSTRLEAKKQRRRESRDSGRRRQVITEAEFLARRESVDRQMVVRQRDDRIQIGVMEDGVLAEHFVSKTQQDSLIGNVYLGKVQNVLPSMEAAFIDIGRGRNAVLYAGEVNWDAAGLDGQPRRIELALKSGDPVLVQVTKDPVGHKGARLTSQISLPGRYLVYVPGGSMTGISRKLPDVERNRLKRILKDRLPENAGVIVRTAAEGASEEELTHDINRLRSQWETIEGKAKSTKTLAPELLYGEPDLTIKVVRDVFNEDFSKLIVSGEEAWDTIEAYVMYVAPDLVGRLEKWTKDEDIFAARRIDEQIHKALDRKVFLPSGGSLVIDRTEAMTVVDVNTGKYTGSGGNLEETVTKNNLEAAEEVVRQLRLRDIGGIIVIDFIDMVLEANRDLVLRRLVECLGRDRTKHQVAEVTSLGLVQMTRKRMGTGLLEVFGENCEHCGGRGVVTHDEPVEHRRHAVSTENHQQHLRQEKISRSERKRRAKTPPVEEHVPAPEPTKADDAERQARAEAARAALASIAAATHAAHEHDHEQGSPPAAEAPSSAAVLTINGEKVTLPKAKNASASVRPETALTLESLTEAFNRYPAAGETDPVSAARESASPAGGSVAPVDDIPVAGPEAARQGAAAADSGAAPSSGRRNRRHRAASSAQGSAANATIERAGTEAAAPAAGTQYVARAGTPAAKPQQSEEPMILGVGVPASEL; encoded by the coding sequence ATGGATTCAAACGCATCAGATACCTCAGAGGTCCTGACGGACACAGCTGAGCAGGAAGCGCCCGCACGCAAGGCGCCGCGTACCCGACGCAAGAAAAACGACGACGCCGCCGAGAGCCCGGATGCCTCACCGGCCTCCGCGCAGAGTGACGACGCCCCGCAACCCACACGCCGCCGTCCTTCCCGCCGGGCGTCGCAGCCTGAGGTCAGCCTGCCGGAGTCCCCGTCCGAGCCGCCGTCAGTCGGCTCAGTCCCGGCCGGGTCTGCTGCTGACGCGCCGACCGGCGAAGCTGTCGTCGAAGATGGCCAGTCCTCGAGCGATGCGGCTCCAGCAGAAAAGCCCGCGCGCACCCGGCGTACCCGTAAAGCCACAACCGACGTCAGTCCTGAGTCTTCCCCGGCGGCAAAGGAGGCCCCGGATGCGGCCGGCTCCGCGCCGGAGCGGCCCGTCCGCCGTCGTCGTGTGGCAACGAAAGCAGCAACCGTAGAGGACCCTGCCGAGCCTGCAGTGACAGAACCTGCAGTCACAGAGCCTGAGGCAGCTGAACCTGCTGTCACGGAACCTGTTGTCAAGAACTCTGCTGTCACTGAATCTGCGGCGCCGAATGCCCAGTCCGTTGATTCTACCGAGGCGCCGGCCGCCGACGAGGAAGCTCCTTCCGGGGGCACCGAGCCTGATGGCCGTGGTGGCCTGGACCCCTTCGCCGTTCCGGATTCACCGGTATCCCTGCTTTTCCATGCCCCGGACCTCACCGCGGTTGTGCCGCGGACGCCGCCGAAGACCGCACCGAAGGTCGTTACCGAGGTTGTCGAAGACGACAATGAGGGCGATGACGACGGGCGCGGGCGTCGCCGAAGCAGGCGCAGCAGGAGCCGCAGCCGGGCCGCGGAGTCAGAGGCCTCCGAATCCGGGTCGGAGTCCCGGAACCAGGCGCCGGCGGAATCCGGTGAGGAGAGCGAACCGGTGACCTCCCGCCGTCGCCGTCGCCGTCGCCGCGGGGATGAGGACCTCGAACTTACCGGCGGGCAGGATGATGACCCGCCGAACACGATCACGCGTGTACGCGCTCCGCGGCAGAGCCAGGAGGCGCCGTCGGACCAGGTGACGAGCGTGAAGGGTTCCACCCGGCTGGAGGCCAAGAAGCAGCGCCGTCGTGAGTCGCGGGATTCGGGCAGGCGCCGCCAGGTCATCACCGAGGCGGAGTTCCTTGCGCGGCGTGAATCCGTTGACCGCCAGATGGTGGTCCGCCAGCGCGACGACAGGATCCAGATCGGGGTCATGGAAGACGGAGTGCTCGCTGAGCACTTCGTGTCCAAGACCCAGCAGGATTCGCTGATCGGGAACGTGTACCTCGGCAAGGTCCAGAACGTCCTGCCCAGCATGGAAGCCGCGTTCATCGACATCGGGCGGGGACGGAACGCCGTGCTGTATGCCGGCGAGGTCAACTGGGACGCGGCCGGCCTGGACGGCCAGCCACGCCGCATTGAGCTTGCGCTGAAGTCGGGTGACCCGGTGTTGGTGCAGGTCACCAAGGACCCGGTGGGTCACAAGGGCGCGCGCCTGACCAGCCAGATCTCCCTGCCCGGGCGGTACCTGGTGTACGTGCCGGGAGGTTCCATGACGGGCATCTCGCGCAAGCTTCCCGACGTCGAGCGCAACCGCCTCAAGCGCATCCTCAAGGACAGGCTTCCGGAGAACGCAGGCGTCATCGTGCGCACGGCGGCAGAGGGAGCCAGCGAAGAGGAACTGACCCACGACATCAACCGCCTCCGCTCCCAGTGGGAGACGATCGAGGGCAAGGCGAAGTCCACCAAGACGCTCGCGCCCGAGCTGCTTTACGGAGAGCCGGACCTGACCATCAAAGTGGTCCGGGACGTCTTCAACGAGGACTTCTCCAAGCTGATCGTCTCCGGTGAGGAAGCCTGGGACACCATCGAGGCGTATGTGATGTACGTAGCTCCTGACCTCGTGGGCAGGCTCGAGAAGTGGACGAAGGACGAGGACATCTTCGCCGCCCGGCGCATCGATGAGCAGATCCACAAGGCGCTGGACCGCAAGGTGTTCCTGCCTTCCGGCGGCTCGCTGGTGATCGACCGGACGGAAGCCATGACGGTGGTCGACGTGAACACCGGAAAGTACACAGGCAGCGGCGGCAACCTTGAGGAAACCGTCACCAAGAACAACCTCGAAGCAGCCGAGGAAGTCGTCCGGCAGCTTCGCCTGCGTGACATCGGCGGCATCATTGTCATCGACTTCATCGACATGGTGCTTGAGGCAAACCGTGACCTCGTGCTGCGGCGGCTCGTCGAGTGCTTGGGACGTGACCGGACCAAGCATCAGGTCGCTGAGGTCACCTCGCTTGGGCTCGTCCAGATGACCCGCAAGCGGATGGGAACCGGGCTGCTTGAAGTGTTCGGCGAGAACTGCGAGCACTGCGGCGGGCGCGGCGTCGTCACCCATGACGAACCGGTTGAACACCGCAGGCATGCCGTCTCCACGGAGAACCACCAGCAGCACCTGCGCCAGGAAAAGATCTCCCGCAGCGAGCGCAAACGGCGGGCGAAGACTCCGCCGGTGGAGGAGCACGTTCCCGCGCCGGAACCGACGAAGGCCGACGACGCCGAACGCCAGGCTCGTGCCGAAGCGGCGCGGGCTGCCCTGGCGAGTATTGCCGCTGCCACCCATGCGGCGCATGAGCACGATCATGAACAGGGCAGCCCTCCTGCGGCGGAAGCGCCGTCGTCGGCCGCTGTGCTGACGATCAACGGCGAGAAGGTGACGCTGCCGAAGGCGAAGAACGCTTCCGCTTCCGTCCGTCCTGAGACCGCCCTGACGCTGGAGAGTTTGACGGAGGCCTTCAACCGCTACCCTGCGGCGGGTGAGACAGACCCAGTCAGTGCGGCGCGCGAGTCTGCGAGCCCGGCCGGCGGGTCCGTGGCGCCTGTGGATGACATACCGGTGGCCGGTCCGGAGGCGGCGCGGCAGGGGGCCGCCGCAGCCGACTCCGGTGCGGCGCCGTCGTCGGGCCGTCGCAACCGGCGGCACCGCGCGGCCAGCAGCGCCCAGGGCTCGGCCGCGAACGCCACGATCGAGCGTGCAGGCACTGAGGCGGCCGCCCCGGCAGCCGGAACACAGTACGTCGCCCGCGCCGGGACGCCTGCAGCCAAACCGCAGCAGTCAGAAGAGCCCATGATCCTCGGAGTCGGGGTTCCGGCCTCCGAGCTGTAG
- the acnA gene encoding aconitate hydratase AcnA, which yields MSSVDSFGSKGVLDVAGAEYEIFRLNAVEGAESLPYSLKVLLENLLRTEDGANITADHIRALADWDADAQPSTEIQFTPARVLMQDFTGVPCVVDLATMREAVKELGGDPARVNPLAPAEMVIDHSVQIDVFGNSDAIERNMEIEYERNGERYQFLRWGQTAFDDFKVVPPGTGIVHQVNIEYLARTVMTREIDGTLRAYPDTCVGTDSHTTMVNGLGVLGWGVGGIEAEAAMLGQPVSMLIPRVVGFKLTGSIPAGATATDVVLTITEMLRKHGVVGKFVEFYGEGVAEVPLANRATIGNMSPEFGSTAAMFPIDDVTLEYLRLTGRSEESVALVESYTKEQGLWHDSSREIRFSEYIELDLSTVVPSIAGPKRPQDRIALTDSKEQFRKDIHNYTGNADDAALDEALEESFPASDVPAMTSTLKHSAAATANGRPSRPVKVNMADGREFILDHGAVSIASITSCTNTSNPSVMLAAALLARNAVEKGLASKPWVKTSVAPGSKVVTDYYDKSGLTPYLEKLGFYIVGYGCATCIGNSGPLEEEISSAIQNNDLSVAAVLSGNRNFEGRINPDVKMNYLASPPLVIAFALAGTMDFDFENDALGQDESGNDIFLRDIWPSPTEVQQVIDSSIDEAMFSKGYEGVFDGDDRWKALDTPEGDTFAWAEDSTYVRKPPYFEGMQAQPEPVADIEGARVLAKLGDSVTTDHISPAGSFKSDSPAGRYLLEHGVARKDFNSYGSRRGNHEVMIRGTFANIRLRNMLLDGVEGGFTRDFTQTGGPQAYIYDAAMNYQAAETPLVVLAGKEYGSGSSRDWAAKGTALLGVKAVIAESYERIHRSNLIGMGVLPLQFPAGENAATLKLTGTETFAIEGVTELNNGNSPATVKVTATPEEDGSPVTFDAVLRIDTPGEADYYRNGGILQYVLRQLAAAS from the coding sequence ATGAGTAGTGTGGACAGCTTCGGTTCCAAAGGCGTACTAGACGTCGCCGGTGCCGAATACGAGATTTTCCGGTTGAATGCAGTTGAAGGCGCCGAGAGCCTTCCGTACAGCCTCAAGGTTCTGCTCGAGAACCTGCTGCGCACCGAGGACGGCGCAAATATCACTGCGGATCACATTCGCGCCCTCGCAGACTGGGACGCAGACGCCCAGCCGAGCACCGAGATCCAGTTCACTCCGGCGCGCGTCCTCATGCAGGACTTCACCGGCGTGCCCTGTGTCGTGGATCTGGCCACCATGCGGGAAGCCGTCAAGGAGCTCGGCGGAGATCCTGCGCGGGTCAATCCGCTCGCACCTGCTGAAATGGTCATCGACCACTCCGTGCAGATCGACGTGTTCGGAAATTCCGACGCTATTGAGCGCAACATGGAGATTGAGTACGAGCGCAACGGCGAGCGTTATCAGTTCCTGCGCTGGGGGCAGACCGCCTTTGATGACTTCAAGGTTGTTCCCCCCGGAACCGGCATTGTGCATCAGGTCAACATCGAGTACCTGGCGCGCACGGTCATGACCCGCGAAATAGACGGCACCCTGCGTGCTTATCCGGACACCTGCGTCGGCACCGACTCCCACACCACGATGGTCAACGGGCTGGGCGTGCTGGGCTGGGGCGTCGGCGGTATCGAGGCCGAGGCCGCGATGCTGGGTCAGCCCGTATCGATGCTGATTCCGCGCGTTGTCGGCTTCAAGCTCACCGGCTCAATTCCGGCCGGTGCAACGGCAACCGACGTTGTACTGACCATCACCGAGATGCTGCGCAAGCACGGCGTCGTCGGAAAGTTTGTCGAGTTCTACGGCGAAGGCGTTGCGGAAGTGCCGCTGGCAAACCGGGCCACCATCGGCAATATGAGCCCGGAGTTCGGTTCAACGGCCGCGATGTTCCCCATCGACGATGTCACCCTTGAGTATCTGCGCCTCACCGGTCGGTCCGAAGAGAGCGTCGCGCTCGTGGAGTCCTACACGAAGGAACAGGGCCTCTGGCATGATTCCTCGCGTGAGATCCGCTTCTCGGAGTACATCGAGCTGGACCTTTCGACCGTTGTTCCGTCCATCGCGGGCCCCAAGCGGCCCCAGGACCGCATCGCCCTGACGGACTCGAAGGAACAGTTCCGCAAGGACATCCACAACTACACCGGCAACGCTGATGATGCAGCGCTGGACGAGGCACTCGAGGAGTCGTTCCCGGCCTCGGACGTTCCTGCCATGACCTCCACGCTCAAGCATTCGGCTGCAGCGACGGCAAACGGACGGCCGTCCCGGCCGGTCAAGGTCAACATGGCAGACGGGCGGGAGTTCATCCTGGATCACGGTGCTGTGAGCATCGCGTCGATCACGTCATGCACCAACACCTCGAACCCGTCGGTAATGCTTGCCGCGGCCCTGCTGGCGCGGAACGCCGTAGAGAAGGGCCTCGCCTCGAAGCCCTGGGTGAAGACCTCCGTGGCACCGGGATCGAAGGTTGTCACCGATTACTATGACAAGTCCGGCCTGACTCCGTACCTGGAGAAGCTCGGCTTCTACATCGTCGGTTACGGCTGCGCCACGTGCATCGGCAATTCCGGTCCGCTCGAGGAGGAAATCTCCAGCGCGATCCAGAACAATGACCTCTCCGTGGCTGCCGTGCTCTCGGGCAACCGCAACTTCGAGGGCCGGATCAACCCCGACGTGAAGATGAACTACCTCGCATCCCCTCCGCTCGTGATTGCTTTTGCACTTGCGGGAACCATGGACTTCGACTTCGAGAACGATGCGCTCGGACAGGACGAGTCGGGCAACGACATCTTCCTGCGGGACATCTGGCCGAGCCCCACCGAAGTGCAGCAGGTCATCGATTCCTCGATCGACGAGGCAATGTTCTCGAAGGGGTACGAGGGAGTGTTCGACGGCGATGACCGCTGGAAGGCGCTGGATACTCCGGAAGGCGACACGTTCGCCTGGGCCGAGGACTCCACCTACGTGCGCAAGCCCCCATACTTCGAGGGCATGCAGGCACAGCCGGAGCCGGTTGCTGACATCGAGGGAGCCCGCGTGCTCGCCAAGCTCGGCGATTCAGTCACCACCGACCACATCAGCCCGGCAGGATCGTTCAAGTCCGACAGTCCGGCGGGCCGCTACCTTCTTGAGCATGGCGTTGCCCGGAAGGACTTCAACTCCTACGGATCACGCCGCGGCAATCACGAGGTCATGATTCGCGGCACCTTCGCGAACATCCGGCTGCGCAACATGCTGCTGGACGGTGTGGAGGGTGGCTTCACGCGCGACTTCACCCAGACCGGCGGACCACAGGCCTACATCTACGATGCCGCAATGAACTACCAGGCTGCCGAGACACCGCTCGTGGTCCTCGCGGGCAAGGAATACGGTTCAGGTTCATCCCGGGACTGGGCTGCCAAAGGAACTGCGCTGCTCGGAGTGAAGGCTGTGATCGCTGAGAGCTACGAGCGTATCCACCGGTCAAACCTGATCGGTATGGGTGTGCTGCCCCTGCAGTTCCCCGCGGGTGAGAATGCTGCAACGCTCAAACTGACCGGAACCGAGACGTTCGCCATCGAGGGCGTCACCGAGTTGAACAACGGCAACTCGCCGGCAACGGTCAAGGTGACCGCCACCCCGGAGGAGGACGGTAGTCCGGTGACCTTCGATGCTGTTCTACGTATCGACACGCCGGGTGAAGCCGACTACTACCGCAACGGTGGAATTCTGCAGTACGTCCTGCGCCAGCTGGCAGCGGCGTCCTGA
- a CDS encoding class I SAM-dependent RNA methyltransferase, whose protein sequence is MTQNPELELTIGPPAHGGHCVARHEGRVIFVRHALPGEVVRARLTEHDDDARFWRADATEVVQPSSDRVNHPWPLADAGLAGMRGTRPVGGAEFGHIELSAQRRLKGEIFSEQLARLGKIERAITVEPVPDEAADGLGWRTRAGFAVDSDGHLAMHEHRSTVLIPVADMPLAVPEINKLALWNLDFSGVDGVEVAAGSGDQEPLVLLKTRQDRPSRRVREVAEEIQGASVAAWNPETGSLTQLRGRTWVRETVGDHSFRVTGEGFWQIHRSAPRVLTNAVLEGLDAAPGRRVADLYAGAGLFTAAIAQRVGETGSVLSVEGSPSASRDARRNLHGQNHVDIVQGKVEKVLRERRPHLDAVVLDPPRAGAGKEVVRAMIGTGAKSVVYVSCDPASFARDVAYFAGAGWSLESVRVLDLYPHTHHMESVAVFRGE, encoded by the coding sequence GTGACCCAGAACCCAGAACTCGAACTGACCATCGGTCCGCCCGCACACGGCGGGCACTGCGTTGCCCGGCACGAGGGCAGGGTGATCTTCGTGCGTCACGCTCTGCCCGGAGAGGTGGTGAGGGCCCGCCTGACCGAGCACGACGACGACGCCCGCTTCTGGCGCGCGGACGCCACGGAGGTGGTGCAGCCCTCTTCCGACCGGGTGAACCATCCGTGGCCGTTGGCGGACGCCGGCCTCGCCGGAATGCGCGGCACGCGGCCCGTGGGCGGCGCGGAATTCGGACACATCGAACTGTCCGCGCAGCGTCGCCTGAAGGGTGAGATCTTCTCGGAGCAGCTTGCGCGCCTGGGAAAAATTGAACGCGCCATCACTGTCGAACCGGTTCCGGATGAAGCTGCGGACGGACTGGGATGGCGCACCCGCGCGGGCTTCGCCGTTGATTCCGACGGGCATCTCGCCATGCATGAGCACCGCTCGACCGTGCTTATCCCGGTGGCCGATATGCCGCTCGCTGTTCCTGAAATCAATAAGCTGGCGCTGTGGAATCTGGATTTCAGCGGCGTGGATGGCGTGGAAGTCGCCGCGGGCTCCGGTGATCAGGAGCCGCTGGTGCTGCTCAAGACCCGACAGGACCGGCCCAGCCGCAGGGTCCGGGAGGTGGCTGAGGAAATCCAGGGTGCGTCGGTGGCGGCGTGGAACCCTGAGACTGGCTCGCTCACGCAGCTGCGCGGTCGGACCTGGGTGCGCGAGACCGTCGGTGACCATAGCTTCCGGGTCACCGGAGAGGGATTCTGGCAGATACACCGCAGCGCCCCGCGGGTTCTGACCAACGCGGTGCTCGAGGGGCTCGACGCAGCGCCCGGCCGGCGGGTGGCGGATCTGTACGCCGGAGCCGGGCTGTTCACTGCTGCGATCGCTCAGCGGGTCGGTGAGACAGGTTCCGTCCTGTCCGTCGAAGGATCACCGTCGGCCAGCCGGGACGCACGGAGGAATCTGCACGGGCAAAACCACGTGGACATCGTGCAGGGGAAGGTGGAAAAGGTGCTGCGTGAGCGCCGACCGCATCTTGACGCCGTCGTGCTTGATCCGCCGCGGGCAGGCGCGGGCAAGGAAGTCGTCAGGGCAATGATTGGAACCGGTGCGAAGTCGGTGGTGTACGTTTCCTGCGACCCGGCTTCCTTCGCCCGGGATGTCGCCTACTTCGCCGGGGCGGGATGGAGCCTCGAATCCGTGCGCGTCCTCGATCTCTATCCGCACACGCACCATATGGAGTCCGTGGCAGTCTTCCGCGGAGAGTGA
- a CDS encoding vitamin K epoxide reductase family protein translates to MTEEARHAGTESADPGASDEPAFARNRGMAWLLLVCGVVGFLASGQLVLERIALYEDPDYVTSCDISPFVSCGEVFRTWQAALFGFPNPLIGLVAFPIILTTAMVLFSGGRPARWYWRGLQLGVSLGFAFVVWLWSQALFTIHILCLYCMAVWAAMAVLTVLLTARNIIHGDLPAPAGARRILAEWAWPLTVLLLVATAASVFFSFSRAFLG, encoded by the coding sequence ATGACCGAGGAAGCGCGACACGCGGGAACGGAGTCCGCAGACCCGGGCGCAAGCGACGAACCTGCCTTCGCCCGCAACCGGGGCATGGCGTGGCTGCTCTTGGTGTGCGGCGTCGTCGGTTTCCTGGCATCGGGCCAACTGGTCCTGGAACGGATCGCGCTGTACGAGGATCCGGACTACGTGACGTCCTGCGACATCAGCCCCTTTGTCTCCTGCGGCGAAGTGTTCCGCACCTGGCAGGCCGCGTTGTTCGGATTCCCCAATCCGCTGATCGGGCTTGTCGCCTTCCCCATCATCCTGACGACGGCGATGGTTCTGTTCTCAGGTGGCCGTCCGGCCCGCTGGTACTGGCGCGGACTACAGCTCGGGGTCAGTCTCGGGTTCGCATTTGTCGTGTGGTTGTGGAGCCAGGCGCTGTTCACGATCCACATCCTGTGCCTGTACTGCATGGCGGTGTGGGCAGCGATGGCAGTCCTCACCGTCCTGCTGACAGCGAGAAACATCATCCATGGCGATCTGCCGGCACCGGCAGGCGCGCGCCGGATCCTCGCCGAATGGGCCTGGCCGCTCACCGTGCTGCTCCTGGTGGCGACGGCGGCCTCGGTCTTCTTCAGCTTTTCCCGGGCGTTCCTCGGCTGA